In the genome of Triplophysa dalaica isolate WHDGS20190420 chromosome 17, ASM1584641v1, whole genome shotgun sequence, the window GATCACTTGGATGTTACTTAGCTGTACAAGGTGCCCTTTCTGCCTGTGCGTGCATGAGCGAAGTCCCCCGGTGGAGGCGGTGACGTTCAGAGTGTTTGCGAGGCATCGATGAATGTGTGGTGGCCAGAGATTAACAAGCATTGTGAATTTACAAAGATCAGCGCTGGATGAGGGAGGCGAGCAGATGTATGAGTGACGGCTTATTTCAGGTGTTTGATGTCTATGTGTGCATGATGAGTATGCAGGCGTggctgtgtgcgtgtgtgattgTAGACAGCAAGTTCAAGAACATTGGCActaattaatatttcttaagtTGTGGTTTTAGCagccttttttgttttatatattgtctgaattgcaataataataaagaaaaaagattttttagaAGATGCAACCAACTGAAGGCATTCGTacagaaacataaaacatgCCAAACCTTATTGTACCAAGCCGAGCTGGATGGGTGTTTTAGCGACACTTAAAAAGTTaccaattgtttatttttgttgttgtgtatcATTATAAATTAAGGCGGGCTTTATCACTCGTGTTCAGGTTTTTTGTTTCTGATTTTACaaaagaaattaatttaaaaaaagaacaagacAATTAATAAAGGTTGAATTAAATTTTTGTTGTCAGTTGTGTgcagttttcatttattctttatttaattttacgtTAAAGAGAACATTCATGGATCATTCACACAGCTACCTTTAACTTTACTGTGACATTACAGGTTTGTTGGACTATTGTTATTTATAACCTTTAAAGATCTTTTTGCTGATAAAGGCCTTGTTAAAGTATGATTAATGTAGCTGTAATGCACTGCTAATTTTCGGCTGGATGAGAAAACTGCAATTCTGCTCATAGGTTTACATTCCTTGTGCCATTTTGTTATTAAAGGaatcataaaaattgtgttttgtacTTTCATGTAGAACAACCTTATAAATctgtttgacattttcatgtACACTTATCACAGAAGGCTGAAGTGACTGATGGGCACAGAGACAACACAAATAAActtttagtaatattttaagGAAAATTGTTTAGAAATGTTGCTCTGTGAATATTAAGTAATTGTTAAATGTAGCTTTTTAGTAGAgtagataaatatatatatatatatatatatatacactataaaatgtatacctttAATGCAGAAACtcattcatttactcaccctcaagttgttccaaatctgtatagatttctatattctgatgaacacagatatttggaagaaagcttgtaaccaaacaattcttttccaccaatgactaccatagtaggagaattgttttacaaatttctttgttctgttattatGATAGTCAAAGGTGGCGTGTGGttacaaccattcttccaaatatctctgtgttcataagaacaaagaaaattacagatttggaacaaatcaagtgagtaaatgatgacagaattttgagggggtgaactgttcattatcattttttttgtgggtGAATTGTTTAAGTCAATTAGGATGCAAAGGTCAAATGtatgaatttaaataattatgagcatttttgttttcagattcTACATGACCTATGTACACCTGATTCAAGTATACATGCAGTATACGGATAGTTGACAAATAACCCGTGCATGTGTCCTATAGTGTGAcaacttttgaaaataaactaaCAATCTATTATGCTATTTTTAACATgtggctctcctgtttttgccaagtggttaaTATCTTTAGgtcaacatcatgttgaccctgggacaacatttaaatcaaccaatcaggaatacagtttattttaagtttgatCTTCCagccaggattaggtgcttctaaaccattgtttttcacttatcatttccctctgattttagggttaagttatggttagggtttgggggtttatttataaaaatgttgtccttaggtcaacaaaatatgttgccctgaggacatcaaccacttggcaaaatcagaatgtttttctgttgtcacaccataggacacatgcaCGGTTATTTGTCAAATACAGAATACATAACTCTAGTAGAATAGCTGCTAAAAgctgtatatttgtaaaactaTATATCTTTCGTTTCTTTTTCATGAGTTGAAACCCTATAAAGTTCCCTAACAGTAAAGGGAAACTTGATTTATTACAACGTGTACTGCGTGCGCTGTACGTCCGACTGCTAGCAAGCGCGCTGCCCCTTGAAGTGATCCGGGTCCTTCCGCTAGTTTgtgaatgacatcatttctgcGAGAAGTGCGCTGGGATACAAACAAGGGAGGCTGCTGCTCGCTAGCCTGCTAATGCAAGTAGGTCAATCCGTGTGCTGCGAAATAAAATGAAGGATTTAAATGTGTGAAGTGGGAAGCTGTGGTAAGAATGACATTTGTGATGAGACGTGTAAATGACGCTTTCGCTCTTCGCTGTCCAGGGTCCTGTCGTACGAGCGCAAGACTGTCGATCAGCCTCACTTTTCCACGACCATCACGTTAGGTAAGCAAATATGTTACAGCTCTAAGGTCATATCGGGACACGGGCATTTAACATTCATTTGCTTGTGCTGAGTGATTGTGTGCGTTGTGGTCAGTTAGTGAAACCTCGGAGTCAACGTGTTTTTGGGTGCGGCTGCTAGAAAACTGGCTGAAAACCATTGAAGAcagatttgtgttgtgtgtttaattATGCAAACGTCATTAAACTCTCGCGCAACGGCTGGATTATTCTCCATCCTGTCGTCTTTAGTTGTTGTTAAAATACTGAATGCACCATACGTGCACATTGATGATCTGTGATGGTGGCGCGAGAGAATAAATATTAACCTGTTCAGTGCAAGTTCATTCGTATTGAACAGGACCTGTGTTGCACTGCATCACATGACGTGATGTCAGATGTAAGATGGATGCCTTCTAGTGGTGCTGACTTAATGCGCACATGAGTTTTGTGTGCAGTTTTTCTgttcaaaatgttcaaaatctGATTTGGAGATAGTCATtataaaagaaatgcaaaattgaGTTTCATTTCCTATGTTTGTGTTGCAGTTGTGTTTGGATGCATCGtatctacagtatatagaaAAATAATTGTGTATTGGATCTACATAACACTAATATTCTTATGATTTTAAGGCTGTTTTTAGGGACAAAGTCATGGAGCTACGCGTTGGGAGTAAATATCGCCTCGGGCGAAAGATTGGAAGCGGCTCATTTGGCGATATTTACTTGGGTAAAACATACATTCTTTGCATTTTCAGACATTTGTGATTGATCTAGATTTGATGAGATTTTAAGTGTGAAGATCAAATCTTTCAGGCGCAAACATCACATCTGGAGAGGAGGTAGCCATTAAACTGGAGAGTGTGAAGACTAAACATCCACAGTTACATATCGAGAGCAAGTTCTATAAAATGATGCAAGGAGGAGGTGAGACGTCTCAGCTGCCGATCAGTTTCCACCAGTTTAATCTGATATGTTGCGAATGGGTTTCTAGAAACGTGTCCTTCATCCATAGTGGGTATTCCCTCAATCAAATGGTGTGGTGCTGAAGGAGACTACAATGTCATGGTGATGGAGCTTCTGGGTCCAAGTCTGGAGGACCTGTTTAATTTCTGCTCAAGGAAATTTACACTTAAAACTGTCTTACTGCTCGCAGATCAAATGGTAAAGTTACGatgttattcatatttttgataCATTTGATATAGTTTTGCTTGTATAATTGAATATAGACAAACTGtataaaagtgatagttcacccaagaaatgaaaattctgtcatcatttactcaccctcctgttattgcaaagctgtatgacttttatCTTCTGCAAAGACAAAATAacgtattttgaaaaatgttggtaatcaaacaattGCGTGACCCTTTCACTTcgactgtatggacacaaaaccaatgcaagtcaatgtgtaccgccattgtttggttaccaacattttttaaatatcttcttttgtgttgtgcagaggaaagaaagtcctacaggtttgtatgacaagagggggagttattataacataattttcattttttggtgaactagtATCATAAATAAGTAATTGAAGGAAACCTACTGTATAGTCATAAAACATAACAGCCGATGAAACATTTAGCATTTTGTACACATGGAACACTTTTTGGAAGTactcacaaaatgttcttttatcCAGATCAGCCGAATCGAGTACATCCACTCCAAGAACTTCATTCACAGAGACATCAAACCTGATAACTTCCTAATGGGGCTCGGCAAGAAGGGAAACCTGGTCTACATTATAGATTTTGGCTTGGCCAAGAAGTACAGAGATGCCCGCACGCACCAACACATTCCATATCGTGAGAATAAGAACCTGACTGGTACTGCCCGCTATGCCTCTATTAACACTCATCTGGGCATTGGTAAGAGAACAAGACGGTCACTGCAATACATtatgatattaaaaacattgcaaTGGACCGCTAATGTTGAGATATTCcttatttactttctttttttacagaacaATCTCGGCGGGATGATCTTGAATCCCTCGGCTATGTGCTTATGTACTTTAACTTGGGTTCTCTTCCCTGGCAAGGCCTAAAAGCAGCCACAAAACGGCAGAAGTATGAGCGAATCAGTGAGAAAAAGATGTCAACCCCCATTGAGGTGCTTTGCAAGGGCTATCCATGTGAGTAAATGGATGCTGATTGATctaaagtatacaaatgttctGCATGGCTGTTtatcactctcatgtcattcaaaacctgtatatgactattttttctgtgaaacccaaaagaagatattttgagttgtttttttgGCTATATAATGGAAGCCAacgggggccaatgttgtttggtggcCTGCGTTCtgaaaaacatcttcttttttgttctgcagaaagaaattcctacaggtttaaaatgaattattaaatgattttcgggtgaactctctctttgaattgttttttggTTACTCAACTTCCTATTCTCTGATATTTCTACAGCCGAATTTTCCACCTACATGAACTTCTGCCGCTCACTTCGATTTGACGACAAGCCAGACTACTCCTTCTTGAGACAGTTGTACAGGAACCTCTTCCACAGACAGGGATTTTCCTACGACTACGTGTTTGACTGGAACATGCTAAAATTTGTATgcactttaaaacattatttacattatataatgcAGAACAAGGTTC includes:
- the csnk1e gene encoding casein kinase I; translated protein: MELRVGSKYRLGRKIGSGSFGDIYLGANITSGEEVAIKLESVKTKHPQLHIESKFYKMMQGGVGIPSIKWCGAEGDYNVMVMELLGPSLEDLFNFCSRKFTLKTVLLLADQMISRIEYIHSKNFIHRDIKPDNFLMGLGKKGNLVYIIDFGLAKKYRDARTHQHIPYRENKNLTGTARYASINTHLGIEQSRRDDLESLGYVLMYFNLGSLPWQGLKAATKRQKYERISEKKMSTPIEVLCKGYPSEFSTYMNFCRSLRFDDKPDYSFLRQLYRNLFHRQGFSYDYVFDWNMLKFGSSRTAEDKEKEQRGEGEERDEKTGGGPQSSAARAIPSGPNLPASNRVRNGPDPASSTPASRVPQSGNASPRAGRGAERERRVCLRLHRGAPANASPDLPLRHDQIRITPPQVSVPFEHMGK